The proteins below are encoded in one region of Centropristis striata isolate RG_2023a ecotype Rhode Island chromosome 12, C.striata_1.0, whole genome shotgun sequence:
- the LOC131981648 gene encoding complexin-2 has translation MDFVMKQALGGATKDMGKMLGGEEEKDPDTAKKEEERQEALRQQEEERKAKHARMEAEREKVRQTIRDKYGLKKKEEKEAEEKAAMEQACEGSLTRPKKAVPKGCGDDDEEDEESILDTVLKFLPGPLQDMFKK, from the exons GGGCCACCAAAGACATGGGTAAGATGCTGggtggggaggaggagaaggaccCGGACACAGccaagaaggaggaggagcggcaGGAGGCGTtgaggcagcaggaggaggagaggaaggccAAACACGCCCGCATGGAGGCCGAGAGGGAAAAAGTACGGCAGACCATCAGGGACAAG TATGGgctgaagaagaaggaggagaaagaggcgGAGGAGAAGGCAGCCATGGAGCAGGCCTGCGAGGGCTCACTGACACGCCCGAAGAAGGCTGTCCCTAAGGGCTGCGGAGACGAcgacgaggaggacgaggagagcATCCTCGACACTGTGCTCAAGTTTCTGCCCGGACCTCTACAGGACATGTTCaagaagtaa